Proteins co-encoded in one Kribbella solani genomic window:
- a CDS encoding site-2 protease family protein: protein MKQTIRFGRISGVEVGANWSLLVLILLVADGLATAVLPQLAPGYSSGAYWTAGVVCGLLIAGSLLLHELAHSVVAQRAGIPVQRITLWMLGGASVLDGEPATPRTAFWIAASGPLTSLGLGLGSGTIAVLLNRTGVPGLIVMSLWWLGIMNVFLAVFNLLPGLPLDGGRILRAALWWRSGDPNQAAISAGRGGQVIGYLLTGLGFAEWLSGSLTGLWLVMIGFVIITSVTAESRLTRLRISLGQTTVRAAMSQPEVTAYVAMPVERFVTEVAPRTREAVFPVVDLDGAPTGTVALHRLARVPATRRASTTIADVQRPLADVPVAHPDDLLADLVSRMSPAPDELALVIEHDRLVGVFRGQDIARLVHLAAFRPAAQAT from the coding sequence ATGAAGCAGACGATTCGGTTCGGCCGCATCTCAGGCGTGGAGGTCGGAGCGAACTGGTCGCTGCTCGTGCTCATCCTGCTGGTCGCCGACGGGCTTGCGACCGCGGTCCTTCCGCAGCTGGCACCCGGCTATTCGTCCGGCGCGTACTGGACGGCCGGTGTGGTCTGCGGACTCCTGATCGCCGGCTCGCTGTTGCTGCACGAACTCGCGCATTCGGTGGTCGCGCAACGAGCGGGGATTCCCGTTCAGCGCATCACGCTGTGGATGCTGGGCGGAGCGAGCGTGCTCGACGGCGAGCCGGCCACACCCCGGACGGCGTTCTGGATCGCCGCGTCCGGCCCGCTCACCAGTCTCGGTCTGGGCCTGGGCTCGGGGACGATCGCGGTGCTGCTGAATCGCACCGGAGTGCCGGGGCTGATCGTCATGTCGCTGTGGTGGCTCGGAATCATGAACGTCTTCCTCGCCGTCTTCAACCTGCTCCCCGGGCTGCCACTCGACGGCGGCCGGATCCTGCGCGCCGCCCTCTGGTGGCGCTCGGGCGACCCGAACCAGGCCGCGATCTCCGCCGGGCGCGGCGGCCAGGTGATCGGCTATCTCCTCACCGGCCTCGGTTTCGCCGAGTGGCTGAGCGGCTCGCTCACCGGCCTCTGGCTCGTGATGATCGGCTTCGTCATCATCACGTCGGTGACCGCGGAGTCGCGGCTGACGCGGCTGCGGATCAGCCTGGGACAGACCACGGTGCGGGCGGCCATGTCGCAGCCGGAGGTGACGGCGTACGTCGCGATGCCGGTCGAGCGGTTCGTCACCGAAGTCGCGCCACGGACCCGGGAGGCCGTCTTCCCGGTCGTCGACCTCGACGGTGCACCGACCGGCACGGTCGCACTGCACCGGCTGGCGCGGGTTCCGGCCACCCGTCGTGCTTCGACCACGATCGCGGACGTCCAGCGGCCGCTGGCCGACGTACCCGTCGCGCACCCCGACGACCTGCTTGCCGACCTTGTCAGCCGGATGTCACCGGCCCCTGACGAACTGGCCCTCGTCATCGAGCACGACCGGCTCGTCGGCGTCTTCCGCGGGCAGGACATCGCCCGTTTGGTCCACCTCGCGGCCTTCCGCCCAGCGGCACAAGCCACCTGA
- a CDS encoding CBS domain-containing protein codes for MRHPLKVSDVMTREVITVTEDTPYKEVVSLLATHHISAVPVLNRYGGIGGVVSETDLLRKEEFRRRPSPWLLRWWGSATRSKAAGARAGEVMSHPAVTIAETATIPDAARLLAARGITRLVVTTADGEVLAGIVTRSDLLKAFLEPDDRILQRIRRDVVVHALWDDPFGIEITVHDGVVTLSGEVDQRSTAAVAAKLTREIDGVVDVDNQLTWVYDDLAATPNPQPSPESRRRP; via the coding sequence ATGAGGCATCCGTTGAAGGTTTCGGACGTGATGACCCGCGAGGTGATCACGGTGACCGAGGACACGCCGTACAAGGAAGTGGTGTCGCTGCTCGCGACCCATCACATCAGCGCGGTCCCGGTACTCAACCGGTACGGCGGCATCGGTGGCGTGGTCTCGGAGACGGACCTGCTCCGCAAGGAAGAGTTCCGGCGCCGGCCGTCACCGTGGCTGCTGCGCTGGTGGGGCTCCGCGACCCGGTCCAAGGCGGCCGGCGCGCGGGCCGGCGAGGTGATGTCGCATCCGGCGGTGACGATCGCGGAGACGGCGACGATTCCCGACGCGGCCCGGTTGCTGGCGGCGCGTGGGATCACCCGGCTGGTCGTCACCACCGCCGACGGCGAGGTCCTGGCGGGGATCGTCACCAGGTCGGACCTGCTGAAGGCGTTCCTGGAGCCGGACGACCGGATCCTGCAGCGGATCCGGCGCGATGTCGTCGTGCACGCGCTCTGGGACGATCCGTTCGGCATCGAGATCACCGTGCACGACGGTGTCGTGACGTTGTCGGGAGAGGTCGACCAGCGCAGTACGGCCGCGGTGGCCGCGAAGCTGACACGGGAGATCGACGGCGTGGTCGATGTCGACAACCAGCTGACCTGGGTGTACGACGACCTGGCAGCCACGCCGAACCCGCAGCCGTCACCCGAATCCCGCCGCCGCCCGTAG
- a CDS encoding bifunctional GNAT family N-acetyltransferase/acetate--CoA ligase family protein, giving the protein MTAIEQQDARPGAGWDVLASDGSVVRIRPVRDEDEPALAAMNRRVSDESIYLRFFGISRTMADEYTHHLATDHDGHVALVAEYGDNVVGIASYETLRTGEAEMAFLLQDSVHGRGIGTLLLEQLAATARENGIARLRADTLGENAKMLRVLTNSGFEQVRKLDSGVVELVLDTAYHPATLEKMADRERAAENRSLQRLFAPRTVAVIGAGRQPGGIGHELLRNIVKGGFTGSAYAVNPHADEIADVPAYPSISAVPGPVDLAVIAVPAEQVLNVLTECGKCGVGGTVVLTAGFSELGATGRELQRELLAIARRHSIRLIGPNCLGLVNTAPDVLLNATFAEVAPTPGTLAIAAQSGAVGIAVLEHAGRTGLGISEFVSLGNKVDVSGNDVLLHWWGDPRTAVIGLYLESFGNPRKFGGLARMIGRTKPILVVKGGRSIGGRRAGVSHTAAAATPETAVDALFAQSGVLRMDTVEELVETARVLAVPPLPRGRRVAVVGNAGGAGILAADAAARLGLELPELSQAVQDQLAEVGAVGTGNPVDLGAAASPVSLRRALQVLLASGEVDSVVVNYAATRAGNVDEIYRAIAAAADAAELPIVVNCVGSRHAAPEITLPAGRRLPVFPFPENAVRALAHAVRYAEWRARPQGTVPELARVDAAGTRRVAERFFRRSPAGGWLDPQEASRLLRRAGIPVLAVRAAASRAEAVKAAEAAGYPVALKTAAPGVLHKTDIGGVRVGLANAVELGQAYEQIAAAAGDPRVLVQAMAPAGTELAIGVVRDPLFGPLLMAGSGGVLTDVLADRQWRGLPLTDLDAREMLHSLRCAPLLAGYRGAQAADQEAVLDVMHRIAWLAGVIPELAELDINPLAATPAGAFAVDIRVRLTPATPEPDWYARHLRSDQPG; this is encoded by the coding sequence ATGACGGCGATCGAGCAGCAGGACGCCCGGCCGGGCGCGGGGTGGGACGTACTGGCGTCGGACGGGTCGGTGGTACGGATCCGGCCGGTGCGGGACGAGGACGAACCGGCGCTGGCGGCGATGAACCGGCGGGTGTCGGACGAGTCGATCTACCTGCGCTTCTTCGGTATCAGCCGGACCATGGCCGACGAGTACACGCATCATCTGGCCACGGATCACGACGGTCACGTCGCGCTGGTCGCGGAGTACGGCGACAACGTGGTCGGGATCGCGAGCTACGAGACGCTGCGGACGGGCGAGGCCGAGATGGCCTTTCTGCTGCAGGACTCGGTCCACGGCCGGGGGATCGGCACCTTGCTGCTCGAGCAGCTGGCGGCGACGGCCCGCGAGAACGGCATCGCGCGCTTGCGGGCCGACACCCTCGGCGAGAACGCCAAGATGCTGCGGGTGCTGACCAACTCGGGTTTCGAGCAGGTCCGCAAGCTGGACAGCGGCGTGGTCGAGCTGGTGCTCGACACGGCCTACCATCCGGCGACCCTGGAGAAGATGGCCGATCGCGAGCGGGCGGCCGAGAACCGCTCGTTGCAACGGTTGTTCGCGCCCCGCACCGTCGCGGTGATCGGAGCCGGGCGGCAGCCGGGTGGCATCGGGCACGAGTTGCTGCGGAACATCGTCAAGGGCGGCTTCACCGGTTCGGCGTACGCCGTCAATCCGCATGCGGACGAGATCGCGGACGTGCCGGCGTACCCGTCGATCTCGGCCGTTCCGGGGCCCGTCGATCTGGCGGTGATCGCGGTTCCGGCCGAGCAGGTCCTGAACGTGCTGACCGAATGCGGCAAGTGCGGGGTCGGCGGCACGGTGGTCCTGACCGCGGGGTTCTCCGAGCTCGGAGCGACCGGCCGCGAGCTGCAGCGTGAGCTGCTGGCGATCGCCCGCCGGCACAGCATCCGGCTGATCGGGCCGAACTGCCTCGGCCTGGTGAACACGGCACCGGACGTGCTGCTGAACGCGACCTTCGCCGAGGTCGCGCCGACGCCGGGCACGCTCGCCATCGCGGCACAGTCCGGCGCGGTCGGGATCGCGGTACTGGAGCATGCCGGGCGGACCGGACTGGGGATCTCCGAATTCGTTTCTCTGGGCAACAAAGTCGATGTCAGCGGCAACGACGTGCTGCTGCACTGGTGGGGTGACCCACGAACAGCGGTGATCGGGCTGTACCTGGAGTCGTTCGGGAACCCGCGCAAGTTCGGTGGGCTGGCCCGGATGATCGGCCGGACCAAACCGATCCTGGTGGTCAAGGGCGGCCGCTCGATCGGTGGCCGGCGGGCCGGAGTTTCCCATACGGCGGCCGCCGCCACCCCGGAGACGGCGGTCGACGCGCTGTTCGCGCAGTCCGGGGTGTTGCGGATGGACACCGTCGAGGAACTGGTCGAGACGGCCCGGGTCCTCGCCGTGCCGCCGCTGCCGCGCGGCCGCCGGGTCGCGGTCGTCGGCAACGCCGGTGGCGCCGGGATCCTGGCCGCCGACGCGGCCGCGCGTCTCGGCCTCGAACTGCCGGAGCTGAGCCAGGCCGTTCAGGACCAGCTCGCCGAGGTGGGAGCGGTGGGCACCGGTAATCCGGTCGACCTCGGCGCGGCGGCGTCACCAGTCAGCTTGCGGCGGGCCCTGCAAGTGCTGCTGGCGAGCGGGGAGGTCGACAGCGTGGTGGTGAACTACGCCGCGACGCGGGCCGGCAACGTCGACGAGATCTACCGGGCGATCGCCGCCGCGGCGGACGCGGCCGAGCTTCCGATCGTCGTGAACTGTGTCGGGTCGCGGCACGCCGCCCCGGAGATCACACTGCCGGCCGGCCGGCGGCTGCCGGTGTTCCCGTTCCCGGAAAACGCGGTCCGGGCGCTGGCCCACGCGGTGCGGTACGCCGAGTGGCGCGCCCGGCCGCAGGGCACCGTACCGGAGCTGGCTCGGGTCGACGCGGCCGGCACCCGCCGGGTGGCCGAACGGTTCTTCCGGCGATCACCCGCGGGTGGTTGGCTGGACCCACAAGAAGCGAGCCGCCTGCTGCGGCGCGCCGGAATCCCGGTGCTCGCGGTCCGGGCGGCGGCTTCGCGCGCGGAGGCGGTCAAGGCGGCGGAGGCGGCCGGGTATCCGGTCGCGCTGAAGACCGCCGCGCCCGGCGTACTGCACAAGACCGACATCGGCGGCGTACGGGTCGGGCTGGCGAACGCGGTCGAGCTCGGGCAGGCGTACGAGCAGATCGCGGCGGCCGCCGGAGATCCCCGGGTGCTGGTTCAGGCGATGGCGCCGGCCGGGACCGAACTGGCGATCGGCGTGGTCCGGGATCCGCTCTTCGGGCCGCTGCTGATGGCCGGCAGCGGCGGCGTACTGACCGACGTCCTGGCCGACCGGCAGTGGCGTGGTCTTCCGCTCACGGATCTGGACGCGCGCGAGATGCTCCACTCGCTCCGCTGTGCGCCGCTGCTGGCCGGCTACCGCGGGGCCCAGGCTGCCGACCAGGAGGCCGTGCTGGACGTCATGCACCGCATCGCCTGGCTGGCCGGCGTGATCCCCGAGCTGGCCGAGCTCGACATCAACCCGCTGGCCGCGACGCCGGCGGGCGCCTTCGCGGTCGACATCCGGGTCCGGCTGACCCCGGCCACCCCCGAGCCCGACTGGTACGCCCGCCACCTCCGCTCCGACCAGCCAGGCTGA
- a CDS encoding cytochrome ubiquinol oxidase subunit I, translating to MDAIDLARWQFGITTVYHFLFVPITIGLSALVAGLHTAWYRTGKMKYRQLTQFWGKLFLINFAMGVVTGIVQEFQFGMNWSAYSKFVGDIFGAPLAIEGLLAFFLESTFLGLWIFGWDRLPKKLHLASIWLVAIGTQLSAYFILAANSWMQWPVGYTYNKASGRAELHDFGAVLTNKVALVTFPHTIAACFLTGGAFMLGIALWHLLRGGKERTELFRPAVKLGAITVLVAAVAVLVTGDIQGKIMTETQPMKMAAAEALYDTAQPAGFSLLTIGSLDGQREVWSLTVPHGLSFLATGTWNGKVQGINDLQQAYEQRFGPGSYKPNIPVTYWTFRLMILFGALSALIALIALWYIRAGSRSPSKWLVRSAIALPLLPLAANSFGWIFTEMGRQPWIVFGLMQTRDGVSPTVGAGSVLTSMITFTVLYGVLAVIEVALLLRFAKAVPAAPAGPESELAEPDAAFLY from the coding sequence ATGGATGCGATCGATCTGGCTCGGTGGCAGTTCGGGATCACCACCGTTTACCACTTCTTGTTCGTGCCGATCACCATCGGCCTGTCGGCGCTCGTGGCCGGCCTGCACACGGCCTGGTACCGCACCGGGAAGATGAAGTACCGGCAGCTCACCCAGTTCTGGGGCAAGTTGTTCCTGATCAACTTCGCGATGGGCGTCGTCACCGGCATCGTGCAGGAGTTCCAGTTCGGGATGAACTGGAGTGCCTACTCGAAGTTCGTCGGCGACATCTTCGGCGCCCCGCTGGCGATCGAGGGCCTGCTCGCCTTCTTCCTCGAGTCCACCTTCCTCGGGCTCTGGATCTTCGGCTGGGACCGGCTGCCGAAGAAGCTGCACCTCGCCTCGATCTGGCTCGTTGCCATCGGCACCCAGCTGTCGGCGTACTTCATCCTGGCCGCGAACTCCTGGATGCAGTGGCCGGTCGGATACACGTACAACAAGGCCTCCGGCCGGGCCGAGCTGCACGACTTCGGTGCGGTGCTGACCAACAAGGTCGCGCTCGTGACCTTCCCACACACGATCGCGGCGTGCTTCCTGACCGGTGGCGCGTTCATGCTCGGGATCGCCCTGTGGCATCTGCTGCGCGGCGGCAAGGAGCGCACCGAGCTGTTCCGCCCGGCGGTCAAGCTCGGCGCGATCACCGTCCTGGTCGCCGCCGTCGCGGTGCTCGTGACCGGAGACATCCAGGGCAAGATCATGACCGAGACCCAGCCGATGAAGATGGCCGCGGCCGAGGCACTGTACGACACGGCCCAGCCGGCCGGCTTCTCGCTGCTGACCATCGGCTCGCTCGACGGGCAGCGCGAGGTGTGGTCGCTGACGGTGCCGCACGGGCTGTCGTTCCTGGCCACCGGCACCTGGAACGGCAAGGTCCAGGGCATCAACGACCTCCAGCAGGCGTACGAACAGCGCTTCGGCCCGGGCAGCTACAAACCGAACATCCCGGTCACGTACTGGACGTTCCGGTTGATGATCCTCTTCGGCGCCCTGTCGGCGCTGATAGCGCTCATCGCGCTGTGGTACATCCGCGCCGGCAGCCGTTCCCCGTCGAAGTGGCTGGTACGGTCCGCGATCGCGCTGCCGCTGCTTCCCCTGGCCGCGAACAGCTTCGGCTGGATCTTCACCGAGATGGGCCGCCAGCCGTGGATCGTGTTCGGCCTGATGCAGACCCGCGACGGCGTCTCACCGACCGTCGGGGCCGGCTCGGTCCTCACCTCGATGATCACCTTCACCGTGCTGTACGGCGTACTCGCGGTGATCGAGGTGGCCCTGTTGCTCCGCTTCGCGAAGGCCGTACCGGCGGCACCCGCCGGTCCGGAGTCCGAGCTCGCCGAACCCGACGCCGCCTTCCTGTACTGA
- the cydB gene encoding cytochrome d ubiquinol oxidase subunit II encodes MHLTDIWFLLIAVLWTGYLVLEGFDFGVGMLLPAVAKEPVDRQVTLRTIGPVWDGNEVWLLVAGGATFAAFPFWYATLFSGFYLALLVILVALIVRGLALEYRNKLPDGAWHRRWDLAITIGSAVPALLWGVALANIVRGVPLDAQHNFTGNFFTLLNPYALLGGLTTLVLFALHGAIFLALKTHGPVRDRARALVLPLGGATALLAAAFLIWTQSYDGSWITWTLAVLAAVCLLGGIIASRAGRDGLGFLGTAATIVLAAATLFVTLYPNVLPSTTDPAFSLTTTNAASTHYTLTIMTWVAAVFTPIVLLYQSYTYWVFRGRLTRDDIPQAARQARAA; translated from the coding sequence GTGCATCTCACCGACATCTGGTTTCTGCTGATCGCGGTCCTCTGGACCGGCTACCTGGTGCTCGAGGGCTTCGACTTCGGGGTCGGCATGCTGCTGCCCGCGGTCGCGAAGGAACCGGTCGACCGCCAGGTCACGCTCCGGACCATCGGTCCGGTCTGGGACGGCAACGAAGTGTGGCTGCTGGTCGCCGGCGGCGCCACCTTTGCTGCCTTTCCCTTCTGGTACGCCACGCTGTTCTCCGGCTTCTACCTGGCGCTGCTCGTCATCCTGGTGGCGCTGATCGTGCGCGGTCTCGCCCTGGAGTACCGCAACAAGCTGCCCGACGGCGCGTGGCACCGGCGCTGGGACCTCGCGATCACCATCGGCAGCGCGGTGCCGGCGCTGCTGTGGGGCGTCGCGCTGGCCAACATCGTTCGCGGCGTACCCCTGGACGCACAACACAACTTCACCGGCAACTTCTTCACCCTGCTGAACCCGTACGCCCTGCTCGGTGGACTCACCACGCTGGTGCTGTTCGCACTGCACGGCGCGATCTTCCTCGCCCTCAAGACTCATGGTCCGGTTCGCGACCGGGCCCGTGCCCTGGTACTGCCGCTGGGCGGCGCGACCGCGCTGCTGGCGGCCGCCTTCCTGATCTGGACGCAGTCGTACGACGGATCGTGGATCACCTGGACGCTCGCAGTGCTGGCGGCAGTGTGTCTGCTCGGCGGGATCATCGCCTCCCGCGCGGGCCGCGACGGCCTCGGCTTCCTCGGTACGGCGGCCACGATCGTCCTGGCCGCGGCGACGCTGTTCGTCACCCTCTACCCGAACGTCCTGCCCTCCACCACCGACCCGGCCTTCAGCTTGACCACCACGAATGCGGCATCGACGCACTACACCCTGACGATCATGACCTGGGTCGCGGCGGTGTTCACGCCGATCGTGCTGCTCTACCAGAGCTACACCTACTGGGTGTTCCGCGGGCGGCTGACCCGCGACGACATCCCCCAGGCCGCCCGGCAAGCCAGGGCGGCCTGA
- the cydD gene encoding thiol reductant ABC exporter subunit CydD — MPAVDRRLLRYTRGTRIFLVLSGVIGTAQALLILLQAWLLAGIIAGAFLDGLDLGRLRGRVIALACALLGRAVLSWVAEVVAQRCSAAVKSELRMRFLEKITALGPRWLTGERSGELTTLATRGIDALDDYFAKYLPQLVLVTVVPLVVAARMLTADWPSALIVLVTLPLIPLFMVLVGLATKAATARQWATLQTLAQHFLDVLAGLGTLKVFGRSRAQVETIRRLSDQQRRTTLATLRIAFLSSLVLELVATLSVALVAVSVGLRLVDGRLPLQTALLVLILAPEAYLPFRLLGAHYHASAEGLAAADELFAVIEQAAPPRGGQLVAPAAGLVLRGVTVHGRPRDSGRPGEDRLDGPEQPVLDEVSFVIPAGQVTGITGASGGGKSTLLGLLLGTIRPDRGQVLAGGIDLVTADPGHWRRGVSWMSQDPVLFAGTVAANIRLGDGGRGAADDAAVRRAARAARVDVPLDLVLGERGAGVSAGQRRRIALARAILRDAPLLLLDEPTESVDPGTEQALLESLPAAFAGRTVVIVTHRPALLGLCDQVIQLDRTAVPA, encoded by the coding sequence ATGCCGGCCGTCGATCGGCGACTGCTCCGGTACACCCGCGGCACCAGGATCTTCCTGGTGCTGTCCGGTGTGATCGGGACCGCGCAGGCCCTCCTCATCCTGCTCCAGGCCTGGCTGCTCGCCGGGATCATCGCCGGCGCCTTCCTCGACGGACTCGACCTCGGCCGGCTCCGCGGCCGGGTGATCGCGCTCGCCTGCGCCCTGCTCGGCCGGGCCGTCCTGTCCTGGGTCGCGGAAGTCGTCGCGCAGCGATGCTCGGCGGCGGTCAAGTCCGAGCTGCGGATGCGGTTCCTGGAGAAGATCACCGCCCTCGGCCCGCGCTGGCTGACCGGCGAGCGCAGCGGCGAGCTGACCACGCTGGCGACCCGCGGTATCGATGCCCTCGACGACTACTTCGCGAAGTATCTGCCCCAGCTCGTGCTGGTCACCGTCGTACCCCTGGTGGTCGCGGCCCGGATGCTGACGGCGGACTGGCCGAGCGCGCTGATCGTTCTCGTCACGCTGCCGCTGATTCCGCTCTTCATGGTGCTCGTCGGGCTCGCCACCAAGGCGGCGACCGCGCGGCAGTGGGCCACCCTGCAGACGCTCGCGCAGCACTTCCTGGACGTGCTCGCGGGCCTCGGCACGCTGAAGGTGTTCGGCCGTTCCCGCGCCCAGGTCGAGACCATCCGCCGGTTGTCCGACCAGCAGCGCCGGACGACGCTCGCCACGCTGCGGATCGCCTTCCTGTCGTCCCTTGTCCTTGAACTCGTCGCGACGCTGTCCGTCGCGCTCGTTGCCGTTTCGGTGGGCCTGCGACTGGTCGACGGGCGGCTCCCCTTGCAGACGGCGCTGCTGGTTCTGATCCTCGCGCCGGAGGCGTACCTGCCGTTCCGCCTGCTCGGTGCGCACTATCACGCGAGCGCGGAAGGCCTGGCCGCGGCGGACGAATTGTTCGCCGTCATCGAGCAGGCCGCGCCGCCGCGAGGCGGTCAGCTCGTGGCTCCGGCCGCCGGGCTCGTCCTCCGCGGTGTCACGGTGCACGGCCGGCCACGGGACTCCGGCCGCCCCGGGGAAGACAGGCTCGACGGGCCCGAGCAGCCGGTGCTCGACGAGGTCTCATTCGTGATCCCGGCCGGGCAGGTGACCGGAATCACCGGCGCCAGCGGCGGTGGGAAGAGCACGCTGCTCGGGCTCCTGCTGGGCACGATCCGTCCGGACCGCGGCCAGGTGCTTGCCGGCGGCATCGATCTCGTCACCGCCGATCCCGGGCACTGGCGGCGGGGCGTCTCCTGGATGAGCCAGGACCCGGTGTTGTTCGCGGGGACGGTCGCCGCCAATATCCGGCTCGGAGACGGTGGTCGTGGCGCCGCCGATGACGCCGCGGTCCGGCGGGCCGCCCGCGCGGCGCGGGTCGACGTACCGCTGGACCTTGTCCTGGGTGAACGCGGTGCCGGCGTCTCGGCGGGTCAGCGCCGCCGGATCGCACTGGCACGGGCGATCCTCCGCGACGCTCCGTTGCTGCTCCTCGACGAGCCGACCGAGAGCGTCGACCCCGGGACCGAGCAGGCCTTGCTCGAATCGCTTCCGGCCGCGTTCGCCGGCCGCACCGTCGTCATCGTCACTCACCGCCCGGCTCTGCTCGGCCTGTGCGACCAGGTCATCCAGCTCGACCGGACGGCGGTACCGGCATGA
- the cydC gene encoding thiol reductant ABC exporter subunit CydC, with the protein MSTFRWLTSVVRPELRRLAAAALLGALAMACSIGLMATSAWLISRAAQHPPVLYLTVAIVAVRAFGIGRGALRYAERLVGHDAAFRVLGRTRVRAWIDLDRAAPAGLGGTRAGDLLTRVTRDVDAIQDLLVRALLPLAVSLLTGIAAVALLTALLPAAGAVLLIGLAVAGLGAPVAALLLPARAEHRFASVRSQLTTDVHELLTGLPDLTAYGATDQRLGQIRRQDARLTGILRRSAFSDGVGAAVANAALACTVTGEILVGVAAVRDGRLAGVVLAVLVLTPLAAFELVTPLPAAATHLVRGWQAAGRLHALAGLPAPSVAWGTDPVPAQALSATAGALSASRLIVRWPGAAAPAVTGADLDLRPGRRVGLIGPSGSGKSTLAAALMGFLTPEAGQVTFCGTGLAGLDEAAYRRLVVLCGQDDHVFDATLRENLRIGRPNATDGELFDALDRVRLGAWVRRQPGGLGTTVGERGARLSGGERQRLVLARALLADPAVLILDEPTAHLDGPTADDLIHDITRATEGRATLLITHRHRDLEAVDDIVGLSEENPCTNSPESPCPPRKPPISTRTGAPPTISPWARSTC; encoded by the coding sequence ATGAGTACGTTCCGCTGGCTGACCTCAGTCGTCCGGCCCGAGCTCAGGCGGCTCGCCGCCGCCGCCCTGCTGGGAGCGCTCGCGATGGCGTGCTCGATCGGCCTGATGGCGACCTCGGCCTGGCTGATCTCGCGGGCCGCCCAGCACCCGCCCGTGCTGTACCTGACGGTGGCGATCGTCGCAGTCCGCGCCTTCGGCATCGGGCGCGGAGCACTCCGGTACGCCGAACGGCTCGTCGGCCACGACGCCGCCTTCCGCGTACTGGGCCGGACCCGGGTGCGCGCCTGGATCGACCTCGACCGGGCCGCGCCGGCCGGCCTCGGTGGTACGCGCGCCGGCGACCTGCTCACCCGGGTCACCCGCGACGTCGACGCCATCCAGGACCTGCTCGTCCGCGCCCTGCTCCCGCTCGCGGTCAGCCTGCTCACCGGGATCGCCGCCGTCGCACTGCTCACCGCTCTGCTGCCGGCCGCCGGAGCCGTCCTGCTGATCGGGCTCGCGGTCGCGGGCCTGGGCGCGCCCGTGGCGGCGCTGCTGCTGCCGGCCCGCGCCGAGCACCGCTTCGCGTCGGTCAGGTCGCAGCTCACTACCGACGTCCACGAACTGCTGACCGGCCTGCCAGATCTCACCGCGTACGGCGCGACCGATCAGCGGCTGGGGCAGATCCGGCGGCAGGACGCCCGGCTCACCGGCATTCTGCGCCGCTCGGCGTTCTCCGACGGAGTCGGCGCGGCGGTGGCGAACGCCGCACTCGCGTGCACCGTGACAGGCGAGATCCTGGTCGGTGTCGCCGCGGTCCGCGACGGCCGGCTCGCGGGCGTCGTGCTCGCCGTACTGGTCCTCACTCCGCTGGCGGCCTTCGAGCTCGTCACTCCGCTGCCGGCCGCGGCAACGCACCTGGTCCGTGGCTGGCAGGCTGCTGGGCGGTTGCACGCACTGGCCGGCCTCCCGGCCCCATCAGTTGCCTGGGGCACCGACCCGGTCCCCGCCCAGGCACTGTCCGCGACCGCCGGCGCGCTGTCGGCGAGCCGGCTCATCGTCCGCTGGCCCGGTGCCGCCGCCCCGGCGGTGACCGGTGCCGACCTCGACCTGCGGCCGGGCCGGCGGGTCGGGCTGATCGGGCCGAGCGGCTCCGGGAAGAGCACCCTGGCGGCGGCCCTGATGGGCTTCCTCACGCCGGAGGCGGGCCAGGTCACATTCTGCGGAACCGGCCTGGCCGGGCTCGACGAGGCCGCGTACCGACGGCTTGTCGTGCTGTGCGGGCAGGACGATCACGTCTTCGACGCCACCCTCCGGGAGAACCTGCGGATCGGCCGCCCGAACGCGACCGACGGGGAACTGTTCGACGCCCTCGACCGGGTCCGCCTCGGCGCCTGGGTACGACGGCAACCGGGCGGGCTCGGCACCACCGTCGGCGAGCGCGGCGCCCGCCTTTCCGGCGGCGAGCGTCAGCGCCTCGTCCTCGCGCGCGCACTGCTCGCGGATCCCGCCGTGCTGATCCTCGACGAACCCACCGCGCACCTGGACGGCCCGACCGCCGACGACCTCATCCATGACATCACCCGCGCCACCGAGGGGCGGGCCACGCTGCTCATCACCCACCGCCACCGCGATCTCGAGGCGGTCGACGACATCGTCGGCCTCTCGGAGGAGAACCCATGCACGAACTCACCGGAAAGCCCTTGTCCGCCGAGGAAGCCGCCGATCTCGACGCGTACTGGCGCGCCGCCAACTATCTCTCCGTGGGCCAGATCTACCTGCTGA